One genomic segment of Anguilla anguilla isolate fAngAng1 chromosome 2, fAngAng1.pri, whole genome shotgun sequence includes these proteins:
- the gcdha gene encoding glutaryl-CoA dehydrogenase a — protein MALRNAVFRLLTNYQRCAPISISRAQGTAAQIQLETAKDKKAAKTPKVQFNWQDALDLDGLLTEDEIMIRDSFRTYCQEKLMPRILMANRKEVFHRDIVSEMGELGVLGPTITGYGCAGTSYVAYGLIAREVERVDSGYRSVMSVQSSLVMHPINAYGTEEQKEKYLPRLARGEILGCFGLTEPNHGSDPGGMETRAKYNPSGRTFTISGAKTWITNSPVADVCVVWAKCEDGRIRGFILERGMPGLTTPKIEGKFSLRASATGMIVMDEVEVPEENLLPKVSGLGGPFGCLNNARYGIAWGALGAAEFCFHAARQYTLDRIQFGVPLARNQLMQKKMADMLTEITIGLQSCLQLGRLIDEKKAAPEMISMLKRNNCGKALDIARQARDMLGGNGIADEYHIIRHVMNLEAVNTYEGTHDIHALILGRAITGLQSFTVEK, from the exons ATGGCTTTAAGAAATGCAGTTTTTCGTTTGCTCACCAATTACCAGAGATGTGCTCCTATTTCAATATCAAGAGCACAGGGAACTGCCGCGCAAATTCAACTAG aGACAGCAAAGGACAAAAAAGCAGCTAAAACAC CCAAGGTGCAGTTCAACTGGCAAGATGCCCTGGATCTGGACGGGCTTCTGACCGAAGATGAGATAATGATTCGGGACTCCTTCCGCACGTACTGCCAGGAGAAACTCATGCCCCGCATCCTGATGGCCAACAGGAAGGAGG TGTTCCATCGTGATATTGTTTCGGAGATGGGGGAGCTGGGAGTTCTGGGCCCTACCATCACAG GCTACGGCTGCGCGGGCACGAGCTACGTGGCGTACGGGCTGATCGCCCgggaggtggagagggtggACAGCGGGTACCGCTCCGTCATGAGCGTGCAGTCCTCGCTGGTCATGCACCCCATCAACGCCTACGGGACGGAGGAGCAGAAGGAGAAGTACCTGCCCAGGCTAG CGCGCGGAGAGATCCTGGGCTGCTTTGGGCTGACGGAGCCGAACCACGGCAGCGACCCCGGCGGCATGGAGACGCGGGCCAAGTACAACCCCTCCGGCCGCACCTTCACCATCTCCGGCGCCAAGACCTG GATCACCAACTCCCCCGTGGCGGATGTCTGCGTGGTGTGGGCCAAGTGTGAGGACGGCCGGATTCGAGGCTTCATCCTGGAGCGCGGGATGCCGGGCCTGACCACGCCCAAGATCGAGGGCAAGTTCTCCCTGCGGGCGTCCGCCACGGGCATGATCGTGATGGATGAGGTGGAGGTGCCCGAGGAGAACCTGCTGCCCAAAGTCTCCGGCCTGGGA GGTCCCTTCGGCTGTCTGAACAACGCCCGCTACGGCATTGCCTGGGGCGCCCTCGGCGCCGCTGAGTTCTGCTTCCACGCCGCCCGCcagtacaccctggacag GATACAGTTTGGCGTTCCCCTGGCCAGGAACCAGCTTATGCAGAAGAAGATGGCCGACATGCTGACAGAGATCACCATAGGACTGCAGTCTTGTCTGCAGCTTGGCAGACTCATCGATGAGAAGAA GGCAGCCCCGGAGATGATCTCCATGCTGAAGAGGAACAACTGCGGCAAAGCGCTGGACATCGCCCGGCAGGCCCGGGACATGCTGGGCGGGAACGGCATCGCCGACGAGTACCACATCATCCGCCACGTCATGAACCTGGAGGCCGTCAACACCTACGAGG GCACCCATGACATCCATGCCCTGATCTTAGGCAGAGCCATCACCGGACTGCAGTCTTTCACAGTGGAGAAGTAG
- the acp5a gene encoding tartrate-resistant acid phosphatase type 5a translates to MAPPVFLLSMLLTTVPTILCYPSSFMDLEDKARNKSSIRFLAIGDWGGLPNPPYITPIEKATAQEMGKVAQQLGADFVLALGDNFYYKGVNSVHDPRFQDTFENIFTADSLNIPWYVVAGNHDHAGNVKAQIEYSRLSERWRFPNYYYELNFRVPRTGSTLTILMVDTVLLCGNSDDYEDQKPRGPVSAVEANRQLQWIQKRLERSKADFLLVAGHYPVWSVSEHGPTECLLRQLRPLLVKHQATAYLCGHDHNLQYLQESGVGYVVSGAGNFMEADMTHRHHVPRGSLKFFTGAASTMGGFVHAEVTKKRMDLTFYQARGTSLYRTSLPRRDIDQSDAEN, encoded by the exons ATGGCTCCACCTGTATTCCTCCTGTCCATGCTATTGACTACAGTTCCCACGATTCTCTGCTACCCAAGCTCTTTCATGGATCTCGAGGACAAGGCTC GTAACAAGTCCTCAATCCGGTTCCTGGCGATTGGGGACTGGGGCGGGCTGCCCAACCCCCCATACATCACCCCAATCGAGAAGGCTACAGCGCAGGAGATGGGCAAGGTTGCCCAGCAGCTGGGAGCTGATTTTGTGCTGGCTCTGGGAGACAACTTCTACTACAAGGGGGTGAACAGCGTGCATGACCCCAGGTTCCAG GACACCTTCGAGAACATCTTCACCGCGGACTCCCTGAACATCCCGTGGTACGTTGTCGCTGGCAACCATGACCACGCGGGGAACGTGAAGGCTCAAATTGAGTACAGCAGGCTGTCTGAGAGATG gCGCTTCCCCAACTACTATTACGAGCTGAACTTCCGCGTTCCGCGCACGGGCAGCACCCTGACCATCCTGATGGTGGACACGGTGCTGCTGTGCGGGAACTCCGATGACTACGAGGACCAGAAGCCCCGGGGGCCGGTGAGCGCCGTGGAGGCCAATCGACAGCTGCAGTGGATCCAGAAGAGGCTGGAGAGATCCaaggcggacttcctgctggtGGCGGGACACTACCCTGTGTGGTCCGTGTCCGAGCACGGCCCCACGGAATGCCTGCTGAGGCAActgcgccctctgctggtcaaaCACCAGGCCACGGCTTACCTCTGCGGTCACGATCACAACCTTCAG TACCTGCAGGAGTCGGGGGTGGGCTACGTGGTCAGCGGTGCGGGAAACTTCATGGAGGCAGACATGACTCACAGGCACCACGTCCCCCGCGGCTCCCTCAAGTTCTTCACCGGGGCCGCGTCCACCATGGGCGGCTTCGTGCATGCGGAGGTCACCAAGAAGCGCATGGACCTCACCTTCTACCAGGCCAGGGGCACCTCGCTGTACCGCACGAGCCTGCCGCGCCGGGACATCGACCAGTCAGACGCAGAGAATTAA